The following proteins come from a genomic window of Suricata suricatta isolate VVHF042 chromosome 5, meerkat_22Aug2017_6uvM2_HiC, whole genome shotgun sequence:
- the UMPS gene encoding uridine 5'-monophosphate synthase, which yields MAAAEADLESLVTGLYDVQAFKFGNFVLKSGLSSPVYIDLRGIVSRPRLLSQVAEILFQTSQNAGISFDTVCGVPYTALPLATVICSTNHIPMLIRRKETKDYGTKRLVEGAINPGETCLIIEDVVTSGSSVLETVEVLWKEGLKVTDAIVLLDREQGGKDKLQAHGIRLHSVCTLSKMLEILERQKKIDAETVERVKRFIQENIFAAANHNGSLLSVNKAPGELSFGARAELPRIHPVAAKLLRLMQKKETNLCLSADISESRELLQLADALGPSICMLKTHVDILNDFTLDVMKELATLAKRHEFLIFEDRKFADIGNTVKKQYEGGIFKIASWADLVNAHVVPGPGVVRGLREVGLPLHRGCLLIAEMSSAGSLATGSYTKAAVEMAEEHSEFVVGFISGSRVSMKPEFLHLTPGVQLEAGGDSLGQQYNSPQEVIGKRGSDIIIVGRGIIMSPNRLEAAELYRKAAWEAYLSRLGI from the exons ATGGCAGCCGCGGAAGCAGATTTGGAGTCATTGGTAACGGGTCTGTACGACGTGCAGGCTTTTAAATTTGGGAACTTCGTACTGAAGAGCGGGCTCTCTTCCCCTGTTTACATCGATCTGCGCGGCATCGTGTCTCGACCACGTCTTCTCAGTCAG GTTGCAGAAATTTTATTCCAAACTTCCCAAAATGCAGGGATCAGTTTTGACACTGTATGCGGAGTGCCTTATACAGCTTTACCATTGGCTACAGTTATCTGTTCAACCAACCACATACCAATGCTtattagaaggaaggaaacaaaggatTATG gtactAAGCGTCTTGTAGAAGGGGCTATTAATCCAGGAGAAACCTGTTTGATCATTGAAGATGTCGTCACCAGTGGATCTAGTGTTTTGGAAACCGTTGAGGTTCTTTGGAAGGAGGGTCTGAAGGTCACTGACGCCATCGTGCTGCtggacagagagcagggaggcaAAGACAAGTTGCAGGCACACGGGATCCGTCTTCACTCCGTGTGTACATTGTCCAAGATGCTGGAGATTCTTGAGCGACAGAAAAAAATTGATGCTGAGACGGTCGAGAGAGTGAAGCGATTTATTCAGGAGAACATTTTTGCAGCAGCGAATCATAATGGTTCTCTCCTTTCTGTAAACAAAGCTCCAGGAGAACTCAGCTTTGGTGCACGTGCAGAGCTGCCCAGGATCCACCCAGTTGCAGCAAAGCTCCTCAGGCTTATGCAAAAGAAGGAGACGAATCTGTGTCTGTCTGCAGATATTTCGGAGTCTAGAGAGCTGTTGCAGCTAGCTGATGCTTTGGGACCCAGCATCTGCATGCTCAAGACTCACGTAGACATTTTGAATGATTTTACTCTGGATGTGATGAAGGAGTTAGCAACTCTGGCAAAACGCCATGAGTTCTTGATATTTGAAGACCGGAAGTTTGCAGATATAGGAAACACAGtaaaaaaacagtatgaag gTGGTATCTTTAAAATAGCTTCCTGGGCAGATCTGGTCAATGCTCACGTGGTGCCGGGTCCGGGGGTCGTGAGGGGCCTGAGAGAAGTAGGCCTGCCTTTGCACCGGGGGTGCCTGCTCATCGCAGAAATGAGCTCTGCCGGCTCCTTGGCTACAGGCAGCTACACGAAAGCAGCG GTTGAAATGGCTGAGGAACATTCTGAATTTGtggttggttttatttctggCTCCCGAGTAAGCATGAAACCAGAATTTCTTCACTTGACTCCAGGAGTTCAGTTAGAAGCTGGAG GGGATAGTCTTGGCCAGCAGTATAATAGCCCACAGGAAGTTATTGGCAAACGAGGATCTGATATCATCATTGTAGGCCGGGGCATAATAATGTCACCTAATCGTCTGGAAGCAGCTGAGTTGTACCGTAAAGCTGCTTGGGAAGCTTATTTGAGTAGACTTGGAATTTGA